A single genomic interval of Gouania willdenowi chromosome 22, fGouWil2.1, whole genome shotgun sequence harbors:
- the vcpkmt gene encoding protein N-lysine methyltransferase METTL21D, which produces MAASTDISEYFVREIERNDGPPLRIKQCYMGDVGCVVWDAAIVLAKYLETEQFYEPSSAVNEWSGRTVVELGAGTGAVGLMAATLGAEVIVTDLEDLQPLLRVNIQENQTLVTSGAITAKVLKWGEDMADFLPPPHYILMADCIYYEQSIVPLVETLKLLSGPETCIICCYEQRTEGVNPKVEKQFFELLHKDFICQRIPANKQDQEFSSPDIHILHIRRKT; this is translated from the exons ATGGCGGCTAGCACAGATATTAGTGAGTATTTTGTGAGGGAAATAGAGAGAAACGACGGCCCTCCCCTGAGAATTAAACAGTGTTACATGGGAGACGTTGGTTGTGTGGTTTGGGACGCGGCAATTGTGCTCGCCAAGTATTTAGAGACCGAGCAGTTTTACGAGCCTTCCTCGGCAGTGAACGAGTGGAGCGGGCGGACGGTGGTGGAGCTCGGAGCGGGAACAGGAGCAGTGGGGCTGATGGCAGCTACACTCGG AGCTGAAGTTATAGTGACAGATCTGGAGGATTTGCAGCCCCTCCTGAGGGTGAATATTCAAGAAAATCAAACACTAGTCACCAGCGGAGCTATTACTGCCAAGGTACTGAAATG ggGGGAGGATATGGCTGATTTCTTGCCCCCACCTCACTATATCTTGATGGCAGATTGCATCTATTATGAGCAG TCGATTGTTCCACTTGTGGAGACCTTGAAGCTTCTGTCCGGACCTGAGACATGCATCATTTGCTGCTACGAGCAACGCACTGAGGGTGTCAATCCAAAAGTggaaaaacagttttttgaG TTGCTGCACAAAGACTTCATTTGTCAGAGGATTCCTGCAAACAAACAAGACCAAGAGTTTAGCAGTCCTGACATCCACATTTTGCACATCAGAAGGAAAACTTAA
- the arf6b gene encoding ADP-ribosylation factor 6b — MGKMLSKIFGNKEMRILMLGLDAAGKTTILYKLKLGQSVTTIPTVGFNVETVTYKNVKFNVWDVGGQDKIRPLWRHYYTGTQGLIFVVDCADRDRIDEARQELHRIINDREMRDAIILIFANKQDLPDAMKPHEIQEKLGLTRIRDRNWYVQPSCATTGDGLYEGLTWLTSNYKS, encoded by the coding sequence ATGGGGAAAATGCTTTCAAAGATTTTTGGCAACAAGGAGATGAGAATATTGATGCTCGGCCTTGATGCTGCTGGAAAAACCACAATCCTTTACAAACTGAAACTCGGACAGTCTGTAACCACAATCCCCACGGTCGGCTTCAACGTGGAAACTGTTACCTACAAAAACGTCAAGTTCAACGTCTGGGATGTGGGAGGCCAGGATAAGATCCGTCCACTGTGGCGACACTACTACACAGGCACCCAGGGGCTAATATTTGTGGTGGATTGTGCAGACAGGGATCGTATCGACGAAGCGAGGCAGGAGCTTCACCGCATCATCAACGACCGCGAGATGAGAGATGCCATCATCTTGATATTCGCGAACAAGCAAGACCTGCCGGACGCCATGAAGCCGCACGAAATTCAGGAGAAGCTGGGTTTGACTCGCATTAGAGATAGAAATTGGTATGTTCAGCCCTCATGTGCGACCACAGGCGATGGACTGTATGAGGGCTTGACATGGCTAACCTCAAATTACAAATCTTAA